From Phragmites australis chromosome 5, lpPhrAust1.1, whole genome shotgun sequence, a single genomic window includes:
- the LOC133918605 gene encoding ABC transporter G family member 39-like isoform X2: MDVVRVGSSIAGGSMRRTASSWRASGRSNAFGRSAREEDDEEALRWAAIEKLPTYDRMRKGILTAAGAGVEEVDIQGLGMAERKNLIERLIRTAEEDNERFLVKLRDRMERVGIDNPTIEVRFEHLNIDAEAYVGNRGIPTFTNFFSNTVMDALSALRIVSSGKRPISILHDISGIIRPGRMSLLLGPPGSGKTSLLLALAGKLDSTLKVSGRVTYNGHDMDEFVPRRTSAYIGQHDLHIGEMTVRETLAFSARCQGVGTRYDMLAELSRREKEANIKPDPDIDVYMKAISVEGQESVVTDYILKILGLEICADTMVGDSMIRGISGGQKKRVTTGEMLVGPAKALFMDEISTGLDSSTTYQIVNSLRQSVHILGGTALIALLQPAPETYELFDDIVLLSEGQIVYQGPRENVLEFFETMGFRCPERKGAADFLQEVTSRKDQHQYWCRRDEPYRYISVNDFAEAFKAFHVGRTLGSELKVPFDRTRNHPAALTTSKFGISKMELLRACFSREWLLMKRNSFVYIFKVVQLIILGTIAMTVFLRTKMHRRSVEDGVIFLGAMFLGLVTHLFNGFAELAMSIAKLPIFYKQRDLLFYPSWAYALPTWVLKIPISFLECAVWIGMTYYVIGFDPSIERFFRHYLLLVLISQMASGLFRLLAALGREMVVADTFGSFAQLVLLILGGFLIARDNIKKWWIWGYWCSPLMYAQNAIAVNEFLGHSWQTVNRTESNDTLGVQILTARGIFVDPNWYWIGVGALLGYIMLFNVLFVLFLDWLGPLGKGQTVVSEEELREKQVNRTGENVELLPLGRDSENSPSDGRGEIAGADTRKRGMVLPFTPLSITFDNIKYSVDMPQEMKDKGITEDRLLLLKGVSGAFRPGVLTALMGVSGAGKTTLMDVLAGRKTGGYIEGDICISGYPKKQETFARIAGYCEQNDIHSPHVTVYESLVYSAWLRLPPEVNSEARKMFVEEVMELVELAPLRGALVGLPGVNGLSTEQRKRLTIAVELVANPSIIFMDEPTSGLDARAAAIVMRTVRNTVDTGRTVVCTIHQPSIDIFEAFDELFLMKRGGEEIYVGPLGHNSCHLIEYFEGVQGVKKIKDTYNPATWMLEVTTLAQEDILGVNFAEVYRTSDLYRRNKTLISELSTPPPGSKDLYFPTQYSQSFITQCMACLWKQHKSYWRNPSYTATRIFFTTVIALIFGTIFLNLGKKIGKRQDLFNALGSMYAAVLFIGIQNGQTVQPIVDVERTVFYREKAAGMYSALPYAFAQVLIEIPHIFLQTVVYGLIVYSLIGFDWTIEKFFWYMFFMFFTFMYFTFYGMMAVAMTPNSDIAAIVSTAFYAIWNIFAGFLVPRPRIPIWWRWYSWACPVAWTLYGLVASQFGDITHVELEDGELVKDFINRFFGFRHDHLGYVATAVVGFTVLFAFVFAFSIKVLNFQRR, from the exons ATGGACGTGGTGCGGGTGGGGAGCAGCATCGCGGGCGGGAGCATGCGGCGGACGGCGTCCTCGTGGCGGGCATCCGGGAGGAGCAACGCCTTCGGGCGGTCGGcgagggaggaggacgacgaggaggcacTGCGGTGGGCGGCCATCGAGAAGCTGCCAACATACGACCGCATGAGGAAAGGCATCCTCACGGCGGCGGGagccggcgtcgaggaggtggACATCCAGGGGCTCGGCATGGCGGAGCGGAAGAACCTCATCGAGCGCCTCATCCGCACTGCCGAGGAGGACAACGAGAGGTTCCTCGTCAAGCTCCGTGACCGGATGGAGCG AGTTGGGATCGACAACCCGACGATAGAAGTGCGGTTTGAGCACCTGAACATCGACGCAGAGGCGTACGTCGGCAACCGGGGTATCCCCACATTCACCAACTTCTTCTCCAACACAGTCATG GATGCATTGAGTGCTTTGCGCATCGTTTCGAGCGGGAAGAGGCCTATCTCCATCCTTCATGACATCAGTGGAATCATAAGACCCGGCAG AATGTCTTTGTTGCTTGGCCCCCCTGGGTCTGGGAAAACCAGTCTTCTCCTAGCTTTAGCAGGGAAACTTGACTCAACTCTGAAG GTGTCAGGGAGGGTGACTTACAATGGGCATGACATGGATGAGTTTGTCCCTCGGCGGACATCGGCATACATCGGGCAGCACGATCTCCACATCGGCGAAATGACGGTACGCGAAACACTGGCCTTCTCTGCAAGATGTCAAGGAGTCGGAACACGTTACG ATATGCTTGCTGAACTCTCAAGAAGGGAAAAAGAAGCCAACATTAAGCCAGATCCTGATATTGATGTTTACATGAAG GCCATCTCCGTGGAAGGTCAGGAGAGCGTGGTCACAGATTACATCCTCAAA ATCCTGGGTCTGGAGATCTGTGCAGATACAATGGTTGGAGACTCTATGATCAGAGGTATATCAGGAGGACAAAAGAAGCGTGTCACAACAG GTGAGATGCTTGTTGGGCCAGCTAAGGCGCTATTCATGGACGAAATCTCCACCGGTCTGGACAGCTCCACGACGTATCAGATAGTCAACTCTCTAAGGCAGTCGGTCCACATCCTTGGTGGCACTGCACTGATCGCGTTACTTCAGCCTGCACCTGAAACATATGAGCTCTTTGATGACATTGTTCTCCTCTCTGAGGGCCAAATTGTGTACCAGGGACCTCGAGAAAATGTCCTTGAGTTCTTTGAGACCATGGGTTTCAGATGTCCTGAGAGGAAAGGTGCTGCAGACTTCTTGCAAGAA GTTACATCTAGGAAGGATCAACACCAGTATTGGTGTAGAAGAGACGAGCCATATCGGTACATCTCGGTCAATGACTTCGCAGAGGCATTCAAAGCATTCCATGTTGGGCGTACGCTGGGATCGGAGCTCAAGGTGCCCTTCGATCGAACCAGGAACCACCCTGCTGCTCTCACAACGTCAAAGTTTGGCATCAGCAAGATGGAGCTTCTCAGGGCATGCTTTTCTAGGGAGTGGCTGCTGATGAAGAGGAACTCGTTTGTTTACATCTTTAAAGTAGTCCAG CTCATAATCCTTGGAACCATTGCAATGACGGTCTTCCTGCGCACAAAGATGCATCGACGCAGCGTCGAAGATGGAGTGATCTTTCTGGGTGCAATGTTCCTTGGCCTAGTCACACATTTGTTCAATGGTTTCGCTGAGCTCGCCATGAGCATTGCAAAGCTGCCGATATTTTATAAGCAGAGGGACCTCCTCTTCTATCCATCATGGGCATATGCATTGCCTACATGGGTGCTCAAGATCCCAATATCATTCTTGGAATGCGCTGTGTGGATTGGCATGACCTACTATGTCATTGGCTTTGATCCAAGCATCGAAAGGTTCTTCCGCCATTACCTGCTGCTCGTACTAATCAGCCAGATGGCATCTGGTCTTTTCCGGCTTCTTGCTGCATTAGGAAGAGAAATGGTTGTTGCAGACACGTTTGGGTCATTTGCTCAGCTTGTTCTTCTGATTCTTGGTGGCTTCTTGATAGCAAGAG ATAACATCAAGAAATGGTGGATTTGGGGCTACTGGTGCTCCCCTCTGATGTATGCCCAGAATGCCATAGCGGTGAATGAGTTCCTTGGCCACAGCTGGCAGACG GTTAATAGGACAGAAAGCAACGACACGCTCGGTGTCCAAATCCTAACAGCACGCGGCATCTTTGTAGACCCAAATTGGTACTGGATCGGTGTAGGCGCCTTGCTTGGATACATCATGCTCTTCAATGTACTCTTCGTACTGTTCCTCGACTGGCTTGGCC CACTTGGAAAAGGTCAGACTGTTGTTTCTGAAGAGGAACTGAGGGAGAAGCAAGTAAATCGTACCGGTGAGAATGTTGAGCTGCTGCCTCTTGGAAGAGATTCCGAGAATTCGCCTTCTGATG GAAGAGGAGAAATCGCAGGAGCTGACACCAGGAAGAGAGGAATGGTGCTTCCATTTACGCCATTGTCAATCACCTTTGACAATATCAAATACTCCGTGGACATGCCTCAG GAAATGAAAGACAAAGGTATTACTGAAGACCGGCTACTGCTGTTGAAGGGTGTAAGTGGAGCCTTCAGGCCGGGGGTCCTTACGGCATTGATGGGCGTCAGTGGAGCTGGTAAGACTACTCTGATGGATGTGCTGGCGGGAAGGAAAACTGGTGGTTACATTGAAGGAGACATTTGCATCTCTGGATACCCAAAGAAGCAAGAGACCTTTGCTCGGATTGCTGGTTACTGTGAGCAAAATGATATCCACTCTCCACATGTCACTGTCTATGAATCCCTCGTGTACTCAGCATGGCTCCGGTTGCCCCCTGAAGTTAACTCGGAAGCAAGAAAG ATGTTTGTGGAAGAAGTCATGGAACTCGTCGAGCTCGCACCACTGAGGGGAGCATTGGTGGGACTGCCTGGAGTGAATGGTTTATCCACCGAACAGAGGAAGAGGCTCACCATTGCTGTTGAGCTCGTTGCCAACCCATCCATCATATTCATGGATGAACCAACTTCAGGACTAGATGCGAGGGCAGCTGCAATCGTGATGAGGACAGTCAGAAATACAGTCGACACTGGACGAACAGTTGTCTGCACAATCCACCAGCCCAGCATCGACATCTTCGAAGCTTTTGATGAG CTGTTTCTGATGAAACGGGGAGGTGAAGAAATTTATGTCGGCCCCTTGGGACACAACTCATGCCATCTGATTGAATACTTTGAG GGAGTACAAGGAGTGAAGAAAATCAAGGACACTTACAACCCTGCAACATGGATGTTGGAAGTGACCACCCTGGCTCAAGAAGATATACTCGGGGTCAACTTTGCTGAAGTATACAGAACTTCTGACCTATACCG GAGAAATAAAACTTTGATCAGTGAACTAAGCACACCTCCTCCTGGATCCAAGGACTTGTACTTCCCAACGCAGTACTCACAGTCCTTCATCACACAATGCATGGCTTGCCTGTGGAAGCAGCACAAGTCATACTGGAGAAATCCTTCATACACTGCAACTAGAATTTTCTTCACAACAGTTATCGCCCTCATCTTTGGAACCATCTTCTTGAACTTAGGCAAGAAAAT TGGCAAGAGACAGGACCTGTTCAATGCTTTGGGATCCATGTATGCAGCAGTTCTTTTCATTGGAATTCAGAATGGCCAAACCGTGCAACCAATTGTAGACGTTGAGAGAACAGTATTCTACCGAGAAAAGGCTGCTGGAATGTACTCAGCTCTCCCCTATGCTTTTGCACAG GTTCTTATTGAGATACCACACATCTTCCTCCAGACCGTCGTGTATGGTCTCATCGTTTACAGCTTGATTGGATTCGACTGGACAATTGAAAAGTTCTTCTGGTAcatgttcttcatgttcttcacCTTCATGTACTTCACATTCTACGGGATGATGGCAGTCGCCATGACACCAAACAGTGACATTGCCGCCATAGTCTCAACTGCATTCTACGCAATATGGAATATCTTTGCCGGCTTCCTTGTCCCCCGACCG AGGATACCAATATGGTGGAGATGGTACTCGTGGGCATGTCCGGTGGCTTGGACACTCTATGGACTTGTGGCCTCACAATTTGGAGATATCACACATGTTGAGCTGGAAGATGGGGAATTGGTGAAAGATTTCATCAACAGATTCTTTGGATTCAGGCATGACCACTTAGGTTATGTAGCAACTGCAGTTGTTGGATTCACCGTTCTCTTTGCTTTTGTCTTTGCCTTCTCCATCAAAGTCCTCAACTTCCAGAGAAGATAA
- the LOC133918605 gene encoding ABC transporter G family member 39-like isoform X1 — MDVVRVGSSIAGGSMRRTASSWRASGRSNAFGRSAREEDDEEALRWAAIEKLPTYDRMRKGILTAAGAGVEEVDIQGLGMAERKNLIERLIRTAEEDNERFLVKLRDRMERVGIDNPTIEVRFEHLNIDAEAYVGNRGIPTFTNFFSNTVMDALSALRIVSSGKRPISILHDISGIIRPGRMSLLLGPPGSGKTSLLLALAGKLDSTLKVSGRVTYNGHDMDEFVPRRTSAYIGQHDLHIGEMTVRETLAFSARCQGVGTRYDMLAELSRREKEANIKPDPDIDVYMKAISVEGQESVVTDYILKILGLEICADTMVGDSMIRGISGGQKKRVTTGEMLVGPAKALFMDEISTGLDSSTTYQIVNSLRQSVHILGGTALIALLQPAPETYELFDDIVLLSEGQIVYQGPRENVLEFFETMGFRCPERKGAADFLQEVSDPAESCLLHVGTWNSDLTLFYVKSQVTSRKDQHQYWCRRDEPYRYISVNDFAEAFKAFHVGRTLGSELKVPFDRTRNHPAALTTSKFGISKMELLRACFSREWLLMKRNSFVYIFKVVQLIILGTIAMTVFLRTKMHRRSVEDGVIFLGAMFLGLVTHLFNGFAELAMSIAKLPIFYKQRDLLFYPSWAYALPTWVLKIPISFLECAVWIGMTYYVIGFDPSIERFFRHYLLLVLISQMASGLFRLLAALGREMVVADTFGSFAQLVLLILGGFLIARDNIKKWWIWGYWCSPLMYAQNAIAVNEFLGHSWQTVNRTESNDTLGVQILTARGIFVDPNWYWIGVGALLGYIMLFNVLFVLFLDWLGPLGKGQTVVSEEELREKQVNRTGENVELLPLGRDSENSPSDGRGEIAGADTRKRGMVLPFTPLSITFDNIKYSVDMPQEMKDKGITEDRLLLLKGVSGAFRPGVLTALMGVSGAGKTTLMDVLAGRKTGGYIEGDICISGYPKKQETFARIAGYCEQNDIHSPHVTVYESLVYSAWLRLPPEVNSEARKMFVEEVMELVELAPLRGALVGLPGVNGLSTEQRKRLTIAVELVANPSIIFMDEPTSGLDARAAAIVMRTVRNTVDTGRTVVCTIHQPSIDIFEAFDELFLMKRGGEEIYVGPLGHNSCHLIEYFEGVQGVKKIKDTYNPATWMLEVTTLAQEDILGVNFAEVYRTSDLYRRNKTLISELSTPPPGSKDLYFPTQYSQSFITQCMACLWKQHKSYWRNPSYTATRIFFTTVIALIFGTIFLNLGKKIGKRQDLFNALGSMYAAVLFIGIQNGQTVQPIVDVERTVFYREKAAGMYSALPYAFAQVLIEIPHIFLQTVVYGLIVYSLIGFDWTIEKFFWYMFFMFFTFMYFTFYGMMAVAMTPNSDIAAIVSTAFYAIWNIFAGFLVPRPRIPIWWRWYSWACPVAWTLYGLVASQFGDITHVELEDGELVKDFINRFFGFRHDHLGYVATAVVGFTVLFAFVFAFSIKVLNFQRR; from the exons ATGGACGTGGTGCGGGTGGGGAGCAGCATCGCGGGCGGGAGCATGCGGCGGACGGCGTCCTCGTGGCGGGCATCCGGGAGGAGCAACGCCTTCGGGCGGTCGGcgagggaggaggacgacgaggaggcacTGCGGTGGGCGGCCATCGAGAAGCTGCCAACATACGACCGCATGAGGAAAGGCATCCTCACGGCGGCGGGagccggcgtcgaggaggtggACATCCAGGGGCTCGGCATGGCGGAGCGGAAGAACCTCATCGAGCGCCTCATCCGCACTGCCGAGGAGGACAACGAGAGGTTCCTCGTCAAGCTCCGTGACCGGATGGAGCG AGTTGGGATCGACAACCCGACGATAGAAGTGCGGTTTGAGCACCTGAACATCGACGCAGAGGCGTACGTCGGCAACCGGGGTATCCCCACATTCACCAACTTCTTCTCCAACACAGTCATG GATGCATTGAGTGCTTTGCGCATCGTTTCGAGCGGGAAGAGGCCTATCTCCATCCTTCATGACATCAGTGGAATCATAAGACCCGGCAG AATGTCTTTGTTGCTTGGCCCCCCTGGGTCTGGGAAAACCAGTCTTCTCCTAGCTTTAGCAGGGAAACTTGACTCAACTCTGAAG GTGTCAGGGAGGGTGACTTACAATGGGCATGACATGGATGAGTTTGTCCCTCGGCGGACATCGGCATACATCGGGCAGCACGATCTCCACATCGGCGAAATGACGGTACGCGAAACACTGGCCTTCTCTGCAAGATGTCAAGGAGTCGGAACACGTTACG ATATGCTTGCTGAACTCTCAAGAAGGGAAAAAGAAGCCAACATTAAGCCAGATCCTGATATTGATGTTTACATGAAG GCCATCTCCGTGGAAGGTCAGGAGAGCGTGGTCACAGATTACATCCTCAAA ATCCTGGGTCTGGAGATCTGTGCAGATACAATGGTTGGAGACTCTATGATCAGAGGTATATCAGGAGGACAAAAGAAGCGTGTCACAACAG GTGAGATGCTTGTTGGGCCAGCTAAGGCGCTATTCATGGACGAAATCTCCACCGGTCTGGACAGCTCCACGACGTATCAGATAGTCAACTCTCTAAGGCAGTCGGTCCACATCCTTGGTGGCACTGCACTGATCGCGTTACTTCAGCCTGCACCTGAAACATATGAGCTCTTTGATGACATTGTTCTCCTCTCTGAGGGCCAAATTGTGTACCAGGGACCTCGAGAAAATGTCCTTGAGTTCTTTGAGACCATGGGTTTCAGATGTCCTGAGAGGAAAGGTGCTGCAGACTTCTTGCAAGAAGTGAGTGATCCAGCAGAATCCTGTTTACTGCACGTTGGGACTTGGAACTCCGATTTAACATTGTTCTATGTGAAATCACAGGTTACATCTAGGAAGGATCAACACCAGTATTGGTGTAGAAGAGACGAGCCATATCGGTACATCTCGGTCAATGACTTCGCAGAGGCATTCAAAGCATTCCATGTTGGGCGTACGCTGGGATCGGAGCTCAAGGTGCCCTTCGATCGAACCAGGAACCACCCTGCTGCTCTCACAACGTCAAAGTTTGGCATCAGCAAGATGGAGCTTCTCAGGGCATGCTTTTCTAGGGAGTGGCTGCTGATGAAGAGGAACTCGTTTGTTTACATCTTTAAAGTAGTCCAG CTCATAATCCTTGGAACCATTGCAATGACGGTCTTCCTGCGCACAAAGATGCATCGACGCAGCGTCGAAGATGGAGTGATCTTTCTGGGTGCAATGTTCCTTGGCCTAGTCACACATTTGTTCAATGGTTTCGCTGAGCTCGCCATGAGCATTGCAAAGCTGCCGATATTTTATAAGCAGAGGGACCTCCTCTTCTATCCATCATGGGCATATGCATTGCCTACATGGGTGCTCAAGATCCCAATATCATTCTTGGAATGCGCTGTGTGGATTGGCATGACCTACTATGTCATTGGCTTTGATCCAAGCATCGAAAGGTTCTTCCGCCATTACCTGCTGCTCGTACTAATCAGCCAGATGGCATCTGGTCTTTTCCGGCTTCTTGCTGCATTAGGAAGAGAAATGGTTGTTGCAGACACGTTTGGGTCATTTGCTCAGCTTGTTCTTCTGATTCTTGGTGGCTTCTTGATAGCAAGAG ATAACATCAAGAAATGGTGGATTTGGGGCTACTGGTGCTCCCCTCTGATGTATGCCCAGAATGCCATAGCGGTGAATGAGTTCCTTGGCCACAGCTGGCAGACG GTTAATAGGACAGAAAGCAACGACACGCTCGGTGTCCAAATCCTAACAGCACGCGGCATCTTTGTAGACCCAAATTGGTACTGGATCGGTGTAGGCGCCTTGCTTGGATACATCATGCTCTTCAATGTACTCTTCGTACTGTTCCTCGACTGGCTTGGCC CACTTGGAAAAGGTCAGACTGTTGTTTCTGAAGAGGAACTGAGGGAGAAGCAAGTAAATCGTACCGGTGAGAATGTTGAGCTGCTGCCTCTTGGAAGAGATTCCGAGAATTCGCCTTCTGATG GAAGAGGAGAAATCGCAGGAGCTGACACCAGGAAGAGAGGAATGGTGCTTCCATTTACGCCATTGTCAATCACCTTTGACAATATCAAATACTCCGTGGACATGCCTCAG GAAATGAAAGACAAAGGTATTACTGAAGACCGGCTACTGCTGTTGAAGGGTGTAAGTGGAGCCTTCAGGCCGGGGGTCCTTACGGCATTGATGGGCGTCAGTGGAGCTGGTAAGACTACTCTGATGGATGTGCTGGCGGGAAGGAAAACTGGTGGTTACATTGAAGGAGACATTTGCATCTCTGGATACCCAAAGAAGCAAGAGACCTTTGCTCGGATTGCTGGTTACTGTGAGCAAAATGATATCCACTCTCCACATGTCACTGTCTATGAATCCCTCGTGTACTCAGCATGGCTCCGGTTGCCCCCTGAAGTTAACTCGGAAGCAAGAAAG ATGTTTGTGGAAGAAGTCATGGAACTCGTCGAGCTCGCACCACTGAGGGGAGCATTGGTGGGACTGCCTGGAGTGAATGGTTTATCCACCGAACAGAGGAAGAGGCTCACCATTGCTGTTGAGCTCGTTGCCAACCCATCCATCATATTCATGGATGAACCAACTTCAGGACTAGATGCGAGGGCAGCTGCAATCGTGATGAGGACAGTCAGAAATACAGTCGACACTGGACGAACAGTTGTCTGCACAATCCACCAGCCCAGCATCGACATCTTCGAAGCTTTTGATGAG CTGTTTCTGATGAAACGGGGAGGTGAAGAAATTTATGTCGGCCCCTTGGGACACAACTCATGCCATCTGATTGAATACTTTGAG GGAGTACAAGGAGTGAAGAAAATCAAGGACACTTACAACCCTGCAACATGGATGTTGGAAGTGACCACCCTGGCTCAAGAAGATATACTCGGGGTCAACTTTGCTGAAGTATACAGAACTTCTGACCTATACCG GAGAAATAAAACTTTGATCAGTGAACTAAGCACACCTCCTCCTGGATCCAAGGACTTGTACTTCCCAACGCAGTACTCACAGTCCTTCATCACACAATGCATGGCTTGCCTGTGGAAGCAGCACAAGTCATACTGGAGAAATCCTTCATACACTGCAACTAGAATTTTCTTCACAACAGTTATCGCCCTCATCTTTGGAACCATCTTCTTGAACTTAGGCAAGAAAAT TGGCAAGAGACAGGACCTGTTCAATGCTTTGGGATCCATGTATGCAGCAGTTCTTTTCATTGGAATTCAGAATGGCCAAACCGTGCAACCAATTGTAGACGTTGAGAGAACAGTATTCTACCGAGAAAAGGCTGCTGGAATGTACTCAGCTCTCCCCTATGCTTTTGCACAG GTTCTTATTGAGATACCACACATCTTCCTCCAGACCGTCGTGTATGGTCTCATCGTTTACAGCTTGATTGGATTCGACTGGACAATTGAAAAGTTCTTCTGGTAcatgttcttcatgttcttcacCTTCATGTACTTCACATTCTACGGGATGATGGCAGTCGCCATGACACCAAACAGTGACATTGCCGCCATAGTCTCAACTGCATTCTACGCAATATGGAATATCTTTGCCGGCTTCCTTGTCCCCCGACCG AGGATACCAATATGGTGGAGATGGTACTCGTGGGCATGTCCGGTGGCTTGGACACTCTATGGACTTGTGGCCTCACAATTTGGAGATATCACACATGTTGAGCTGGAAGATGGGGAATTGGTGAAAGATTTCATCAACAGATTCTTTGGATTCAGGCATGACCACTTAGGTTATGTAGCAACTGCAGTTGTTGGATTCACCGTTCTCTTTGCTTTTGTCTTTGCCTTCTCCATCAAAGTCCTCAACTTCCAGAGAAGATAA